The following proteins are encoded in a genomic region of Ornithodoros turicata isolate Travis chromosome 6, ASM3712646v1, whole genome shotgun sequence:
- the LOC135397506 gene encoding uncharacterized protein LOC135397506, translating into MLTPLSQKYGVWSTLRAIEGLPRPSNPLVTLSVSSKREPKDLAEEFARELAQVASCIDHRPSLRDSASDGSPTDDDITMTELHEAVVKGLKRRSAVGPDGISNQALKNLSDEQLVSLLQLFNKVWCSGSIPPDWKHARVIPILKKGRPPD; encoded by the coding sequence ATGCTCACACCCCTGTCACAAAAGTATGGAGTATGGAGTACTCTGAGAGCCATTGAAGGCCTCCCTCGACCGTCAAACCCGTTGGTCACGCTGTCCGTTTCATCCAAAAGAGAGCCTAAGGATCTTGCAGAAGAGTTTGCCAGAGAACTAGCCCAAGTGGCCAGCTGCATTGATCATCGTCCATCGTTAAGGGACTCAGCTTCCGATGGTTCCCCAACGGATGATGACATTACCATGACTGAGCTACATGAGGCTGTTGTCAAGGGCTTAAAACGACGCAGCGCCGTTGGACCAGACGGAATATCGAATCAGGCCCTGAAGAACCTAAGCGACGAACAACTTGTCTCTCTCCTCCAGTTATTCAACAAGGTCTGGTGTTCGGGAAGCATAccccctgattggaaacacgcCCGAGTCATCCCTATATTAAAGAAGGGGAGACCGCCTGACTAA